The Micromonospora sp. NBC_00421 genome contains a region encoding:
- a CDS encoding ABC transporter permease — translation MATTALVDPETGLTQAQLAARHGLRVAGERPSLTEYSRRLWAYRHFTAAYANAKLVASYSNAKLGQIWQVLTPLTNAAVYYLIFGVVLGQNTIPNFIAYLTTGLFIFNFTQSAVLAGTQSISGNLGLIRALHFPRACLPLAATLTQFQQLLASMIVLVGIVLVTGEPLTLAWLMLPPALLLQAAFNAGVVMVVARMGSKASDLKQVMPFILRTWMYGSGVLYSVKLFDRLPEWASTLIQFNPILVYIELARYALLEQAPLLNESLTQLWLVAAGWAVLGGVAGFVYFWRGEQEYGRG, via the coding sequence ATGGCCACCACCGCGCTGGTCGACCCCGAAACGGGCCTGACCCAGGCGCAGCTGGCCGCTCGGCACGGACTGCGGGTCGCCGGCGAGCGCCCGTCCCTGACCGAGTACAGCCGCAGACTGTGGGCCTACCGGCATTTCACCGCCGCGTACGCCAACGCCAAACTGGTCGCTTCGTACAGCAACGCCAAGCTGGGCCAGATCTGGCAGGTGCTCACCCCGCTCACCAACGCCGCCGTCTACTACCTGATCTTCGGCGTGGTGCTCGGGCAGAACACCATCCCGAACTTCATCGCGTACCTGACCACCGGGCTGTTCATCTTCAACTTCACCCAGAGCGCGGTGCTGGCCGGCACCCAGTCGATAAGCGGCAACCTGGGGCTGATCCGGGCCCTGCACTTCCCCCGGGCCTGCCTGCCGCTGGCCGCCACGCTCACCCAGTTCCAGCAGCTGCTGGCCTCGATGATCGTGCTGGTCGGCATCGTGCTGGTGACCGGCGAGCCGCTCACCCTGGCCTGGCTGATGCTGCCGCCGGCACTGCTGCTCCAGGCGGCCTTCAACGCCGGGGTCGTGATGGTGGTCGCCCGGATGGGCTCCAAGGCCAGCGACCTCAAGCAGGTCATGCCGTTCATCCTGCGCACCTGGATGTACGGCTCCGGCGTGCTCTACAGCGTCAAGCTGTTCGACAGGTTGCCGGAGTGGGCCTCGACACTCATCCAGTTCAACCCGATCCTGGTCTACATCGAGCTGGCCCGGTACGCCCTGCTGGAGCAGGCGCCACTGCTCAACGAGTCGCTGACCCAGCTCTGGCTGGTGGCGGCCGGCTGGGCGGTGCTGGGTGGCGTGGCCGGGTTCGTCTACTTCTGGCGCGGCGAACAGGAGTACGGCCGTGGATGA
- a CDS encoding CDP-glycerol glycerophosphotransferase family protein, with translation MFGTLLERTGTAARGALLVLTYLVMLVAGGFGWVVLFAVAGLAAVVGEFAVTRWSPPSETLLEKVGLNRGYRQLSRDLATVLLVAATVPLTAVELTWLLVLPAAVWVIAVFAGALNTMIDRRNPISALVRNIELGPIRSAPRPPAWIADLAGVQLAVLNVLLIPAAVVAAVRADAVPVLAVAALAAGLAALVGAVVAVTWLRGRGTGKSPVLPVLQRWLDNHRPEVALYFAGPAKDVYQANMWLAPTEALHQRAVVLMRSKEAFFELADTRLPVICVPTGPDFMNLELGTVRAALYAANVGANIHMLREPGMKHVFVGHGDSDKQASVNPYSKVYDEVWVAGLAGRERYARAAVGVRDDDIVEIGRPQLAGVHTFGSTAPDRPFTVLYAPTWEGWLDDDPYHTSLVLMGERIVQGVLATPQVRLVYKPHPLTGSRSREAKAVHERLVSLVRAAGGDPDAGSLDGPGHRVVTGRVPALFDCFNQTDLLVSDISSVVSDFVQSQRPYVVANPSGLPEDEFRREFPTSRGAYLLSRDCGELAKILALTRAGDDPMTDARRDLKTYLLGPAETNPMDRFQEEIGRLCH, from the coding sequence TTGTTCGGCACGTTACTGGAACGCACCGGCACCGCCGCCCGAGGCGCGCTGCTGGTGCTGACCTACCTGGTCATGCTCGTCGCGGGCGGCTTCGGGTGGGTGGTCCTGTTCGCCGTGGCCGGGCTGGCCGCCGTCGTCGGTGAGTTCGCCGTCACCCGCTGGTCGCCGCCGTCGGAGACGCTGCTCGAGAAGGTCGGCCTCAACCGGGGTTACCGGCAGCTCAGCCGGGACCTGGCGACCGTCCTGCTGGTCGCCGCCACGGTCCCGCTCACCGCTGTCGAGTTGACCTGGCTGCTGGTGCTCCCGGCGGCGGTCTGGGTGATCGCGGTCTTCGCGGGCGCGCTCAACACCATGATCGACCGCCGGAACCCGATCTCCGCGCTGGTCCGCAACATCGAGTTGGGCCCGATCCGCTCGGCGCCCCGCCCACCGGCCTGGATCGCCGACCTGGCCGGCGTCCAGCTCGCGGTGCTCAACGTGCTGCTGATCCCGGCCGCCGTGGTCGCCGCGGTCCGGGCCGACGCCGTCCCCGTCCTGGCGGTCGCCGCGTTGGCCGCCGGTCTCGCCGCGCTGGTCGGCGCGGTGGTCGCGGTGACCTGGCTGCGCGGCCGGGGCACCGGCAAGAGCCCGGTGCTGCCGGTGCTCCAGCGCTGGCTCGACAACCACCGCCCCGAGGTGGCGCTCTACTTCGCCGGCCCGGCCAAGGACGTCTACCAGGCCAACATGTGGCTGGCCCCGACCGAGGCGCTGCACCAGCGGGCGGTCGTGCTGATGCGCAGCAAGGAGGCGTTCTTCGAGCTGGCCGACACCCGGCTGCCGGTGATCTGCGTGCCGACCGGACCGGACTTCATGAACCTCGAACTGGGCACCGTCCGGGCCGCCCTCTACGCGGCGAACGTCGGCGCGAACATCCACATGCTGCGCGAGCCGGGCATGAAGCACGTCTTCGTCGGCCACGGCGACAGCGACAAGCAGGCCAGCGTCAACCCCTACAGCAAGGTGTACGACGAGGTCTGGGTCGCCGGTCTGGCCGGCCGGGAGCGGTACGCGCGCGCTGCGGTCGGCGTACGGGACGACGACATCGTGGAGATCGGCCGACCCCAGCTCGCCGGGGTGCACACCTTCGGTTCGACGGCCCCCGACCGGCCGTTCACCGTCCTCTACGCCCCCACCTGGGAGGGTTGGCTCGACGACGACCCCTACCACACCTCGCTGGTGCTGATGGGGGAGCGGATCGTCCAGGGCGTGCTGGCCACCCCGCAGGTCCGGCTGGTCTACAAGCCGCACCCGCTGACCGGCTCCCGGTCCAGGGAGGCCAAGGCGGTGCACGAGCGGTTGGTGTCGCTGGTCCGGGCCGCCGGTGGCGATCCGGACGCCGGGTCGCTGGACGGCCCCGGGCACCGGGTGGTCACCGGCCGGGTTCCCGCACTGTTCGACTGCTTCAACCAGACCGACCTGCTGGTCAGTGACATATCCAGTGTGGTCTCCGACTTCGTGCAGAGCCAGCGGCCGTACGTGGTGGCCAATCCCAGCGGGCTGCCGGAGGACGAGTTCCGGCGCGAGTTCCCCACCTCCCGGGGGGCGTACCTGCTCTCCCGGGACTGCGGTGAGCTGGCGAAGATCCTCGCGCTGACCCGGGCCGGCGACGACCCGATGACCGACGCCCGGCGGGACCTGAAGACCTACCTGCTCGGCCCGGCCGAGACCAACCCGATGGACCGGTTCCAGGAGGAGATCGGTCGGCTCTGCCACTGA
- a CDS encoding bifunctional cytidylyltransferase/SDR family oxidoreductase, which yields MTQDHTTGPDATPETPAPWRPSRTVAVVLAGGTGTRLGLGIPKQLLKIAGKPIIEHTLAVFEGAPEIDEIIVLMATGHVADAQQIVDKAGFRKVSKVIEGGETRNATTRIALDAVGEGDVNILFHDAVRPLVSARIVRECVNALWSYTAVDVAIPSADTIIQVDEDECITDIPVRSRLRRGQTPQAFRSGTIREAYRRAEGDPDFAATDDCGVVLRYLPGTPIKVIDGSDENIKVTHPVDVHLADKLFQLAAAQAPRLSHRSYTEELAGRTIVIFGGSYGIGHDLAELARGYGAQVFPFSRSSTGTHVEQTGDVEAALKTAFEATGRIDHVVVTAGILEKGALAEMDEETMDRVLQVNFVGPVIAARQSLPYLQQTKGQLLLYTSSSYTRGRAQYALYSSTKAALVNLTQALSDEWAEFGVRVNCINPERTATPMRTKAFGEEPEHTLLAAETVAQSSLDVLISDLTGQVIDVRRAPGEPAPVPAQPTSAAQDRLPSGVDAG from the coding sequence ATGACGCAGGACCACACCACTGGCCCGGACGCCACACCGGAGACCCCGGCGCCGTGGCGGCCCTCGCGGACGGTGGCGGTGGTGCTGGCCGGAGGCACCGGGACCCGGCTGGGCCTGGGCATCCCGAAGCAGTTGCTGAAGATCGCCGGCAAGCCGATCATCGAGCACACCCTGGCCGTCTTCGAGGGCGCCCCGGAGATCGACGAGATCATCGTGCTGATGGCCACCGGCCACGTCGCCGACGCCCAGCAGATCGTCGACAAGGCCGGGTTCCGCAAGGTCAGCAAGGTGATCGAGGGCGGCGAGACCCGTAACGCCACCACCCGGATCGCCCTGGACGCGGTCGGCGAGGGTGACGTCAACATCCTCTTCCACGACGCGGTCCGCCCGCTGGTCAGCGCCCGGATCGTGCGCGAGTGCGTGAACGCGCTGTGGAGCTACACCGCCGTCGACGTGGCGATCCCCTCGGCCGACACGATCATCCAGGTCGACGAGGACGAGTGCATCACCGACATCCCGGTCCGCTCCCGGCTGCGCCGGGGGCAGACCCCGCAGGCGTTCCGCTCGGGCACCATCCGGGAGGCGTACCGGCGGGCCGAGGGCGACCCGGACTTCGCCGCCACCGACGACTGCGGTGTGGTGCTGCGCTACCTGCCCGGCACGCCGATCAAGGTGATCGACGGGTCGGACGAGAACATCAAGGTCACCCACCCGGTCGACGTGCACCTCGCCGACAAGCTCTTCCAGCTCGCCGCCGCCCAGGCGCCCCGGCTGTCGCACCGCAGCTACACCGAGGAGCTGGCCGGTCGGACGATCGTCATCTTCGGCGGCAGCTACGGCATCGGCCACGACCTGGCCGAGCTGGCCCGGGGCTACGGCGCGCAGGTCTTCCCGTTCAGCCGCTCCAGCACCGGCACCCACGTCGAGCAGACCGGCGACGTCGAGGCCGCGCTGAAGACCGCCTTCGAGGCCACCGGCCGGATCGACCACGTGGTGGTCACCGCCGGCATCCTGGAGAAGGGCGCGCTTGCCGAGATGGACGAGGAGACCATGGACCGGGTGCTCCAGGTCAACTTCGTCGGCCCGGTGATCGCCGCCCGGCAGTCCCTGCCGTACCTCCAGCAGACCAAGGGTCAGCTGCTGCTCTACACGTCCAGCTCGTACACCCGGGGCCGGGCGCAGTACGCGCTCTACTCGTCGACCAAGGCGGCGCTCGTCAACCTGACCCAGGCGCTCTCCGACGAGTGGGCCGAGTTCGGGGTCCGGGTCAACTGCATCAACCCGGAGCGCACCGCCACCCCGATGCGCACAAAGGCGTTCGGCGAGGAGCCGGAGCACACCCTGCTGGCCGCCGAGACGGTCGCCCAGTCCTCGCTCGACGTGCTGATCTCCGACCTCACCGGCCAGGTGATCGACGTCCGGCGGGCCCCCGGCGAGCCGGCCCCGGTGCCGGCCCAGCCGACCTCGGCCGCGCAGGACCGGCTGCCCAGCGGCGTCGACGCCGGCTGA
- a CDS encoding CDP-glycerol glycerophosphotransferase family protein, producing MRGDLVRKLIARCLTTGLAVVAFLVVAFTGATGWGLALAVAALAAAAYERRVRPDADTVAETVLLAAGILVGYARRLDDGFDPVLALTALLLLGLVLLVGPLRDAGNLEIRAANLPVRAWTPLVAARLGGVLLGLLAVVAVAAAFALPAVLALVVVLLVAAGCGAVGLDLARRRFRPSGGGGPVTRALRAHQPEFLLYFSAPPGSEYQVTMWLPYLERLGRPFLVLLREPEFLPTVAAATSAPVVYCPTLKAMDEALVPSLRVAFYVNHGAKNSHCIRFTQLTHVQLHHGDSDKAPSANPVSAIFDKIFVAGPAAIERYARAGVEIPAEKFVVVGRPQVEAIEVRREVRPLTAPTVLYTPTWTGHHADANYCSLPVAEPMLRRLLDRGATVILRAHPYTGQNPASARQLARLTELLAADRTRTGRQHLWGAAASRELSLTDCVNRSDALVSDVSGVISDYLYSGKPYAVTDLGVDGDEFLTRFPLARSGYVLRRDMANLDEVLTGLLDTDPLAAARWQTRRRYLGDFPADAYADGFLDAARRELEPDRSLQDRARSML from the coding sequence ATGCGTGGTGACCTGGTCAGGAAACTGATCGCACGGTGCCTGACCACCGGCCTGGCCGTGGTCGCCTTCCTGGTGGTGGCGTTCACCGGGGCCACCGGCTGGGGCCTGGCCCTGGCGGTGGCCGCGCTGGCCGCCGCCGCCTACGAACGCCGGGTCCGCCCCGACGCCGACACCGTCGCCGAGACGGTGCTGCTGGCCGCCGGGATCCTGGTCGGCTACGCCCGCCGGCTCGACGACGGTTTCGACCCGGTGCTGGCGCTGACCGCGCTGCTGCTGCTGGGCCTGGTGCTGCTGGTGGGGCCGCTGCGCGACGCCGGCAACCTGGAGATCCGGGCGGCGAACCTGCCGGTGCGGGCGTGGACCCCGCTGGTCGCCGCCCGGCTCGGCGGCGTACTGCTGGGGCTGCTGGCCGTGGTGGCGGTGGCCGCCGCGTTCGCCCTGCCCGCCGTGCTGGCGCTGGTCGTCGTCCTGCTGGTGGCCGCCGGCTGCGGCGCGGTCGGCCTGGACCTGGCCCGGCGACGGTTCCGGCCCTCGGGCGGGGGCGGCCCGGTGACCCGGGCGCTGCGGGCGCACCAGCCGGAGTTCCTGCTCTACTTCTCCGCCCCGCCCGGCTCGGAATACCAGGTCACCATGTGGCTGCCCTACCTGGAGCGGCTCGGCCGGCCGTTCCTGGTGCTGCTGCGGGAGCCGGAGTTCCTGCCCACGGTCGCCGCCGCGACGAGCGCCCCGGTGGTCTACTGCCCCACCCTCAAGGCGATGGACGAGGCGCTGGTGCCCAGCCTGCGGGTGGCGTTCTATGTCAACCACGGGGCGAAGAACAGCCACTGCATCCGGTTCACCCAGCTCACCCACGTGCAACTGCACCACGGCGACAGCGACAAGGCGCCCAGCGCCAACCCGGTCTCGGCCATCTTCGACAAGATCTTCGTGGCCGGTCCGGCGGCGATCGAGCGGTACGCGCGGGCCGGCGTGGAGATCCCCGCCGAGAAGTTCGTCGTGGTAGGTCGCCCCCAGGTCGAGGCCATCGAGGTACGCCGGGAGGTGCGGCCACTGACCGCCCCGACCGTGCTCTACACCCCCACCTGGACCGGCCACCACGCCGACGCCAACTACTGCTCGCTGCCGGTGGCCGAGCCGATGCTGCGCCGGCTGCTCGACCGGGGCGCCACGGTGATCCTGCGGGCGCACCCGTACACCGGGCAGAACCCGGCCTCGGCCCGGCAGTTGGCGCGGCTGACCGAGCTGCTCGCCGCCGACCGGACCCGCACCGGCCGGCAGCACCTGTGGGGCGCGGCGGCCAGTCGGGAGCTGAGCCTGACCGACTGCGTCAACCGCTCCGACGCGCTGGTCTCCGACGTCTCCGGGGTCATCTCCGACTACCTCTACTCGGGCAAGCCGTACGCGGTGACCGACCTGGGTGTCGACGGCGACGAGTTCCTGACCCGCTTCCCGCTGGCCCGCTCCGGTTACGTGCTGCGCCGGGACATGGCCAACCTGGACGAGGTGCTGACCGGGCTGCTGGACACCGACCCGTTGGCGGCGGCCCGTTGGCAGACCCGCCGTCGCTACCTGGGCGACTTCCCCGCCGACGCGTACGCCGACGGCTTCCTCGACGCCGCCCGCCGGGAGCTGGAGCCTGACCGCTCGCTGCAAGATCGTGCTCGATCCATGTTGTAG
- a CDS encoding response regulator transcription factor — protein sequence MRILLVEDDRRVAAALASALTRRGYEVEHAATVAAALSAAPCDLVLLDLTLPDGDGTEVCRELRRRSSQLGIIAVTARGEERDRVLGLRLGADDYVVKPFSMVELQARIEAVLRRAANAVPAPDLIEAGPVRIDVSGRTVTVDGEPVALTRKEFDILLSLARQPGTAVPRDRILLDVWGTTWADRHTVEVHVGSLRGKLGDPRLVETVRGVGYRLRAA from the coding sequence GTGCGCATCCTGCTGGTCGAGGACGACCGACGGGTGGCCGCCGCCCTCGCCTCGGCGTTGACCCGACGCGGGTACGAGGTCGAGCACGCCGCCACCGTCGCCGCCGCGCTCTCCGCCGCCCCCTGCGATCTGGTCCTGCTCGACCTCACCCTGCCCGACGGGGACGGCACCGAGGTGTGCCGGGAGTTGCGGCGGCGCAGCAGCCAGCTCGGCATCATCGCGGTCACCGCCCGGGGCGAGGAACGTGACCGGGTGCTCGGGTTGCGACTCGGCGCCGACGACTACGTGGTGAAACCGTTCTCGATGGTGGAGTTGCAGGCCCGGATCGAGGCGGTGCTGCGGCGGGCGGCCAACGCGGTGCCGGCGCCGGACCTCATCGAGGCCGGTCCGGTCCGCATCGACGTGTCCGGCCGGACGGTCACCGTCGACGGCGAGCCGGTGGCGCTGACCCGTAAGGAGTTCGACATCCTGCTCTCGCTGGCCCGCCAGCCCGGCACGGCGGTGCCCCGGGACCGCATCCTGCTCGACGTCTGGGGCACCACCTGGGCCGACCGGCACACCGTCGAGGTGCACGTCGGCTCGCTGCGCGGCAAGCTCGGCGACCCCCGGTTGGTGGAGACCGTACGCGGGGTCGGGTACCGGCTCCGGGCGGCGTGA
- a CDS encoding ABC transporter ATP-binding protein, producing MDDRYETSNDVTVTLPRVVERIPTVVVDDAHVIYRVHKGAGGGSTPVAALRRLVKRSSAPNIQEVHAVKGVSFTAYRGEAIGLIGSNGSGKSTLLRTIAGLLPVNRGAVYTQGQPSLLGVNAALLNDLSGERNVTLGCLAMGMQPDDVARMTPEIIEFSGINQRGDFASLPMRTYSSGMAARLRFSIAAAKKHDVLLIDEALATGDKGFRKRSEQRVRELREGAGTVFLVSHQLSSVRDTCERTIWLESGLIRMDGPTDEVIRAYEAFANGK from the coding sequence GTGGATGACAGGTACGAGACGTCCAACGACGTCACAGTGACCCTGCCCAGGGTCGTCGAGCGGATCCCCACCGTGGTGGTCGACGACGCACACGTGATCTACCGGGTGCACAAGGGCGCCGGGGGCGGGAGCACACCGGTGGCCGCGCTGCGCCGGCTGGTAAAGCGCTCCTCCGCGCCGAACATCCAGGAGGTGCATGCGGTCAAGGGGGTCTCCTTCACCGCGTACCGGGGTGAGGCGATCGGCCTGATCGGCAGCAACGGCTCCGGCAAATCCACCCTGCTGCGGACCATCGCCGGGCTGCTCCCGGTCAACCGGGGCGCGGTCTACACCCAGGGCCAGCCGTCCCTGCTCGGGGTGAACGCCGCCCTGCTCAACGACCTGTCGGGCGAGCGGAACGTCACGCTGGGCTGCCTGGCGATGGGCATGCAGCCCGACGACGTGGCCCGGATGACCCCGGAGATCATCGAGTTCTCCGGGATCAACCAGCGGGGTGACTTCGCCAGCCTGCCGATGCGGACGTACTCCTCGGGTATGGCGGCCCGGCTGCGGTTCTCCATCGCCGCCGCCAAGAAGCACGACGTGCTGCTGATCGACGAGGCGCTCGCCACCGGCGACAAGGGCTTCCGCAAGCGCAGCGAGCAGCGGGTCCGGGAGCTGCGCGAGGGGGCCGGCACGGTCTTCCTGGTCAGCCACCAGCTCTCCTCGGTGCGCGACACCTGCGAACGGACGATCTGGTTGGAGTCGGGGCTGATCCGGATGGACGGGCCCACCGACGAGGTGATCCGGGCGTACGAGGCATTCGCCAACGGCAAGTAG
- a CDS encoding DUF6077 domain-containing protein: MPNADPVAVAPPPAAPPPAAPATGRPQPAHRLRSALAAAPAVITDAAVLGFALWTVLYHASFLFGLRPSVTFLIWLVGCVLVTALVGVRALRRARVPAPAGAASDAAPAPAASDAAPAGGTGQPRRWLLPVVAAGVVAAVTAGLAGTPAGDVLSWWVPAAAGAVAGLGAMLLTRRAWRADDAAPPAPPAPTALQSGYALLISVGVAISSLYLARNTPDDVYYVGRTVWVAERDLVPTNDFLFTENVAPAMGSLPPTPSIEVFDGALAHVLGIHGASATWYLALPVMAVLAVLALWRLTHRWAPRRPVLAFSVAVAYLYLVAGSDAALGTFHLPRLYEGKGMFVSAVIPLMWLYLTEWFDTRSRRSLLLVFALSVTAAGLTTTSAIILPMLVGAAGFAMLLVGRWKDAVIGGLAAVAYPVGAIVVSRLVLGGMNAAGADDAFFDAEYTYRRTLLVGIVGVISGLALWCGPLLARRRTPALLAAGAALVMSVLLVPGVLETLGALTGISVVLWRVPWLLALPTLIGLLCTVSVPSPSRLLRGAVGGLVAAAMVTSFAVWATPMWSPDSWVETHTRPTWKLPQQRQQIAFWIAGQDRPAGLVLAPSTIMRTSLIVTSRVRVVLPRDFYLVEYDLNSDFAKDRLLLAHFADGREKPGREQVATALDRVGVGTICVYNGNRYARDMAVELGFEEFASRRGPGATTCYGRSG, encoded by the coding sequence GTGCCGAACGCCGACCCCGTTGCCGTGGCGCCCCCGCCCGCCGCGCCCCCGCCCGCCGCGCCGGCCACCGGGCGACCGCAGCCCGCGCACCGGCTGCGGTCGGCGCTCGCCGCCGCCCCGGCCGTCATCACCGACGCGGCAGTGCTGGGCTTCGCGCTGTGGACGGTGCTCTACCACGCGTCCTTCCTGTTCGGGCTGCGCCCGTCGGTGACGTTCCTGATCTGGCTGGTCGGCTGCGTCCTGGTCACCGCCCTGGTCGGGGTGCGCGCCCTGCGCCGGGCCCGCGTCCCTGCCCCGGCGGGTGCGGCTTCCGACGCCGCCCCGGCGCCGGCGGCTTCCGACGCCGCCCCGGCGGGCGGCACGGGCCAGCCGCGCCGTTGGCTGCTGCCCGTGGTCGCCGCCGGGGTGGTCGCCGCCGTCACCGCCGGCCTCGCCGGCACCCCGGCCGGCGACGTGCTCTCCTGGTGGGTCCCGGCCGCCGCCGGCGCGGTCGCGGGCCTCGGTGCCATGCTGCTCACCCGGCGGGCGTGGCGGGCCGACGACGCGGCCCCGCCCGCGCCACCGGCCCCCACCGCCCTCCAGTCCGGGTACGCGCTGCTGATCTCGGTCGGCGTGGCGATCTCCTCGCTCTATCTGGCCCGCAACACCCCGGACGACGTCTACTACGTCGGCAGGACGGTCTGGGTGGCCGAGCGGGACCTGGTGCCCACCAACGACTTCCTGTTCACCGAGAACGTCGCCCCGGCGATGGGTTCGCTGCCACCCACCCCGTCGATCGAGGTGTTCGACGGCGCGCTCGCCCACGTGCTCGGCATCCACGGCGCGTCCGCCACCTGGTACCTCGCGTTGCCGGTGATGGCGGTGCTGGCCGTCCTCGCGCTGTGGCGGCTCACCCACCGGTGGGCCCCGCGCCGGCCGGTGCTCGCGTTCAGCGTCGCGGTCGCCTACCTCTACCTGGTGGCCGGCTCGGACGCCGCGCTCGGCACCTTCCACCTGCCCCGCCTCTACGAGGGCAAGGGGATGTTCGTCTCGGCGGTCATCCCGCTGATGTGGCTCTACCTCACCGAGTGGTTCGACACCCGGTCGCGCCGCTCGCTGCTGCTCGTCTTCGCGCTCTCGGTCACCGCGGCCGGGCTCACCACCACCTCGGCGATCATCCTGCCGATGCTGGTCGGCGCGGCCGGCTTCGCGATGCTGCTGGTCGGCCGGTGGAAGGACGCGGTGATCGGCGGGCTCGCCGCCGTGGCGTACCCGGTGGGGGCGATCGTGGTGTCCCGGCTCGTGCTGGGCGGGATGAACGCCGCCGGCGCGGACGACGCCTTCTTCGACGCCGAGTACACCTACCGGCGGACGTTGCTGGTCGGCATCGTCGGGGTGATCAGCGGCCTGGCGCTGTGGTGCGGCCCGCTGCTGGCCCGCCGCCGCACCCCGGCGCTGCTGGCCGCCGGTGCCGCCCTGGTGATGAGCGTGCTGCTGGTGCCCGGCGTGCTGGAGACGCTCGGCGCGCTGACCGGCATCTCCGTGGTGCTCTGGCGGGTGCCGTGGCTGCTCGCCCTGCCGACCCTGATCGGTCTGCTCTGCACGGTGTCCGTCCCGTCGCCGTCGCGGCTGCTGCGCGGCGCGGTGGGCGGGCTGGTCGCCGCCGCGATGGTCACCTCGTTCGCCGTCTGGGCCACCCCGATGTGGTCGCCGGACAGTTGGGTGGAGACGCACACCCGCCCCACCTGGAAGCTGCCCCAGCAGCGGCAGCAGATCGCCTTCTGGATCGCCGGGCAGGACCGGCCGGCAGGGCTGGTGCTCGCCCCCTCGACGATCATGCGAACCTCGCTGATCGTGACCAGCCGGGTCCGGGTCGTCCTGCCCCGCGACTTCTACCTGGTGGAGTACGACCTGAACTCCGACTTCGCCAAGGACCGGCTGCTGCTGGCCCACTTCGCCGACGGGCGCGAGAAACCCGGCCGGGAGCAGGTCGCCACCGCCCTCGACCGGGTCGGCGTCGGCACCATCTGCGTCTACAACGGCAACCGCTACGCCCGCGACATGGCCGTCGAGCTGGGCTTCGAGGAGTTCGCCTCGCGTCGGGGACCGGGCGCGACGACCTGCTACGGCAGGTCGGGCTGA
- a CDS encoding TetR/AcrR family transcriptional regulator, with the protein MTSDKRRPPAGAAVLRGDITRAIRRALMQELAAVGYGRLSIEAVARRAGVSKTAIYRRWSSKLDLVIETVVAAAGSKLPALDTGSLRGDLTLLFQVVAHALRHPLASQIIPDLLAEAARNPTIDETLQQLLRAKQQEIGGRLIGLAVERGELPADTDADAAVDLIVGPLYWRLAIARTPLTPTYLDQLVESVAVGLTANGSVPRQREAPMPR; encoded by the coding sequence ATGACCAGCGACAAGAGGCGTCCGCCGGCCGGCGCGGCGGTGCTGAGGGGCGACATCACCAGAGCCATCCGCCGCGCCCTGATGCAGGAACTCGCCGCGGTCGGATACGGGCGGCTCTCCATCGAGGCGGTGGCCCGCCGGGCCGGGGTGAGCAAGACCGCGATCTACCGCCGGTGGAGCTCGAAACTCGACCTGGTGATCGAGACCGTGGTCGCCGCCGCCGGCAGCAAACTGCCCGCGCTGGACACCGGCAGCCTGCGCGGCGACCTGACGCTGCTGTTCCAGGTGGTCGCCCACGCGCTGCGCCACCCGCTGGCCTCGCAGATCATCCCCGACCTGCTCGCCGAGGCGGCCCGCAACCCGACCATCGACGAGACCCTCCAGCAGCTGCTGCGGGCCAAGCAGCAGGAGATCGGCGGGCGGTTGATCGGCCTGGCGGTGGAACGCGGCGAGTTGCCCGCCGACACCGATGCCGACGCGGCGGTCGACCTGATCGTCGGCCCGCTGTACTGGCGGCTGGCCATCGCCCGTACCCCGCTCACCCCGACCTACCTGGACCAGTTGGTGGAGTCGGTGGCCGTCGGGCTGACCGCGAACGGCTCGGTGCCCCGCCAGCGGGAGGCTCCGATGCCCCGGTGA